One region of Miscanthus floridulus cultivar M001 chromosome 19, ASM1932011v1, whole genome shotgun sequence genomic DNA includes:
- the LOC136525920 gene encoding BTB/POZ and MATH domain-containing protein 1-like, with product MQFSKDLTETEYKVHLVKIDRYSTNKEYLRSVALYKSEYISYGTFDAAGYDWEVRYHPFHPDLSKEWIAFRLGLRSKVCENGVKATLRCQLVDVTGILPPFGDQRATYRYTKQEELGPPILLLTHEELLKLGYLKNDSLAVECAISVWRSPRGAGANVHPSAGLPSTDLHQQLGELQQSHKGADITLFVSGESFMAHKIILAARSPIFMAEFFGPPMKESSSGVVDIKGIEPAAFKAMLHFIYTDTCPELAQQHGSDIGHQESMAIAQHLLSAADRFGLDRLKLMCEDKLCSGINVGMVATNLALAEQHSCCRLKTRCIKFILDSPANLEAVLATEGYKHLVANCPFPMTELLRSAVEKSLELAARGFLAMLSAISIRDTWKKEADGRNANSPDLKNCWFGECNELPNIANADIIEAFLSGTTYESLVHKLGHKGPWTTKELLDIVTSHVSGKEVVIAIFDHPKGKAKQDEDTGEGASNRPNKKKNKQ from the exons ATGCAGTTTTCGAAAGACCTCACTGAGACAGAATACAAAGTTCACCTGGTGAAGATAGATAGATATTCTACAAACAAAGAGTACCTAAGATCTGTGGCGTTGTATAAATCAGAGTATATCTCCTATGGGACATTTGACGCGGCTGGATATGACTGGGAAGTCCGTTACCATCCATTTCATCCTGATTTGAGCAAAGAGTGGATAGCATTTCGGCTTGGGCTGCGTAGCAAAGTGTGTGAGAATGGGGTGAAGGCGACTCTTCGATGTCAGTTAGTTGATGTGACCGGAATTCTCCCACCATTTGGAGATCAGCGTGCCACCTACAGATACACGAAGCAAGAGGAGTTAGGAccaccaattttgcttctaacacATGAGGAACTACTAAAATTGGGTTATCTAAAAAATGATTCCTTGGCTGTGGAATGCGCAATCAGTGTTTGGAGAAGCCCGCGGGGAGCAGGAGCTAATGTTCACCCCAGTGCTGGATTGCCGTCCACCGATTTGCACCAACAGCTTGGTGAACTACAGCAAAGCCATAAGGGGGCTGACATCACACTCTTTGTTTCAGGTGAATCTTTCATGGCACACAAGATCATACTCGCCGCTAGATCTCCCATCTTCATGGCTGAATTCTTTGGGCCGCCCATGAAAGAGAGCAGCTCGGGTGTCGTCGATATCAAGGGCATCGAACCAGCAGCCTTCAAGGCTATGCTCCATTTCATCTACACCGACACATGCCCCGAGCTCGCTCAACAGCACGGCAGCGACATTGGGCATCAAGAGTCGATGGCCATTGCACAACATCTTCTTTCAGCTGCTGATAGGTTTGGACTGGACAGGCTTAAGCTCATGTGTGAAGACAAGCTTTGCAGTGGCATCAACGTGGGCATGGTTGCCACGAATTTGGCTCTCGCGGAGCAGCACAGCTGCTGCAGGCTAAAGACCAGATGCATCAAATTCATTCTTGATTCTCCTGCAAATCTTGAGGCTGTTTTGGCAACCGAGGGTTACAAGCACCTCGTGGCAAACTGCCCATTTCCCATGACTGAACTTCTCAGGTCTGCCGTTGAGAAGAG CTTGGAGTTGGCCGCGCGGGGTTTCCTAGCGATGCTGTCCgctatcagtattagggatacctggAAGAAGGAAGCTGATGGCCGCAACGCTAACTCGCCC GATCTGAAGAATTGCTGGTTTGGGGAATGCAATGAGTTGCCCAACATTGCCAACGCCGACATCATCGAagccttcctgtctgggaccacctatgagtccctggtccacaagctgggacacaagggcccttggaccaccaaggagctccttgacatcgtGACCAGCCACGTCTCAGGCAAGGAGGTGGTCATAGCGATTTTCGACCaccccaagggcaaagcaaagcaggaCGAGGACACTGGCGAGGGCGCCTCCAACcgcccaaacaagaagaagaacaagcagtga